AGGACGAAATGAAACGACCAGTGTTCCTCTGAGTAGATATCAGAGTGACTGacgacgtaatttttttttatcaatacttggatgaacgagctcaccacCTTGGATGAACGACCTTtagtgcttaccggagcccatatatatcgacaacgtaaatgctgtcacTCACCTTGTAACTTGAGTTCTATATCTCCGTTTTATAGTTTAATGGATACTCTACCATTCAAACAAGAATGCATTGCTGCTTTGTGGCaaaaataggtagagtggtgggGCAGGTGACAAgccaccctaccaccagtacagtcATTTTCTGGAGTAATATTATTTGAACCCTATCTATGAATGAACAGTATAATTCACACTAAGCCATAAAACCACACACTCTAAGCAAAAATGGTCatggtaaacatttttttttatgatagtcttcttattattatcatttttttggtGATCTAATTAATAATGCTATTTATTCTTTACATCCTTGATGGAATTTACATAATATCAGTTATACGCCAATTTTAAATTCTACCATCTGCCAGATTGTTTCGTTTTCATGTGACGAATAAATGacatttatctatattatttaagggttatctatattatttaagggttatttatttatagtttaggGGCTTATTTACTTGAAGCTGTACCAGAATAATagtacaaacatatttttttccattatCTCAAAACAACAACAGCTGCACTTAATAATATGTTCATGATAAAAGGTTATCTGTGCCACTTTGTGCCGAGATGAACACTAAGCCTAATGAACTTTGGTCTGTTTCCatatttatattgataatacttgttaaaacagatttaatgtctcttattttaatgttaaaataataacttgATCAAAATGAGAACAGGAGTGTGCCATCATtttgatgatttaaaaaaaaaaaaaaaaaaacatattcaatTGCAAAAAATAGTTTGCATCTTATTCAAATGCCacttttgaaataataaatactatttcaACATCATTTACAATCTTAATCTTATTTTGTAGATAGTAATCTTTTTAATTTCTagtaattaatttagttttccccattttgataattaatataatttcaatattaatgtaAGGCATACctctcttttttgttttttagcttcatattttcttaaaatgtcTCTAGTTTGAGCATCTGCAATTATCCAGCCAAGATCTAGCTCTTCATTTGTTTGTAGATATAACAAGTCTAAAGATACATTGTCAATCATAAGATCAACGTCATAATTAGGATCCCAGTagctgaaaaaaatatcattttatggtgtttgaaaaaaatgtatatataatattgctcttaatattacgaatattgaaaacataatattgtattttttccaTTATTTACCTTtttcttaaaactattttatcttCGGGTCTCACATATTTTTGTGATATGTAGGGAGATTCATATTCTTCTAATTTTTTCATTGAAGGTTGTCCATCTTTAGCACAACTccagttaaataaatataatgaataatattttattaattcacttgataaattaatgtaattacaaGCAATATCCAGTAAAGTACTTGATGAATCAGTGGAAGAAACAGACAATGGTATTCTATAGCCATTCATTAAGGATATTTCTATTTCAACTTCATGCATTTTAACAGAGTGAGTTTCTTGTTGAGCAGAAAACAGGAATGTTATAAGTAAATCTGAATTAGCCAGCACAGGAATTTGacccactgaaaaaaaaaacagtatttaatcctctttcttctttttctgttttattataaGACCAAATTTGTGGTAGCTTtcaccttaaaaaaataaaaactaaaatacaaaCCCATTTGTATATATTTCTCTAACAGGATCCTCCTTTCTTCCAGCAGTGAACTGGTAAGGAACAACTTCTTCGGTGGAAATTGTGGAAGTCTAACATATGAGTGTTGTGCTTGCAGCTGCTCATGGAGACTGAGCAACTGTCTATAGCGGGCGGTGCAATGGAAAAatccatcaatatatatattgtatcCCTAAAAGTACACTTTTTCTAATtacttacataaaaattaacatatatgACATCTGGACTTTGAGAatgtgatgaaaacagtgaatAACTTTATTAAGCAACAATTGTGAGTCAGACTAATATTTCGAAAGAATAAGCTGCGTGCTTTGATATCATTCAAAGTAATGAGAATTAGAATTTAATTAGGTATTTTTTCCATTAATGTTTGTAAATTCCAAGCGACATTATTAAGCAAACAAagacaaaaactataaaaaatttgAAGGATAAGTACCGTATATGAAGTACCATTGTCATCGTAAAATTGTTGTAAATCAGGTATTGAGAAATGCATGTTCAAAAATCAATGTATAATTTCATTTCCTTTACACTTCAATGAATATTTGACTGTAAAGTTCGCTAAAGTTGTTAGCTATATCTagagatatacattttaaaataaaaacacatgaaAACACTGTAATCACTTTAGAACTAAAGGGGAAAACATATGTAGGTATTCCAAAGGTAAATAACTCAGCAGACGCATAGACTAAACTAGAAATTTAACAATTGACAACTAccaaccatagattatacacttaactACCaacgtaggtacttattaactccatgctaCCAACCTACCTATACCATAGAGATACCTAGgtagtttatataatttttcttcTTAAGTATGGCAATGGGCTTCTCACGATTCCATTGCTGCCAgtgtcaaatttataaaaaagttcaattaattaattttatgccTTCAATCAAATGTTGGTATGTACTCTGTTATATATATGAATGAAATCCATCcattggactttttggtgggaatGCGAGGGGTGAAGttgtgtggttttttttatctatttattgttttttcaggtttaaatgtgtgatAACGGTGGTTTTTGTTAAAACTGTTAccaactgtttaatatctgtgaaacaGTTTAccaaccgtttaatatctgtgaaagtgcagaaATGtggaaaaaagaaacaaagtcgctggacgtaacttctcgggatcctctaaaagtccattgaaaatttttcagtaaataaccactgttttactgagattatatatcatctcatttcatttaatttcatcccagttaattaatgtttgaaaataatcatcttcatttaatttcatttcactccatattatcatttttcataaaaaataagataaaaaataagtcaagacttaaaagtcttacttaccaggttataaaatcccataaaaaaatcaaatactgCAAACTGCAATTCATCTTGTAATCTGACTTGTGTCTTGTGTTAATCTGTGATGTTTATTTATGTTGATtctatcaattttattaatttaaccgagcagtaaattttttgtatattttgtatggacagcTGAGTAATCATTGAATTCCTCTCCCAGATTGAAAgtatcattaattttaattcaatcaaGATTTTATTATGTCTCTACCTGATGCGAAGCCCGTCATCACCATCCAAAGTGATTGGAACTCTATTCTTCGGTACCTACCtacatcataatattattatctttatgttATATCATGGATTATGGATTTAGTCTTGagaatctaaattttatttaatcatttttacCATTCTCTAAAAACATGTTTGATGGTAAGGGCTCACTATTTCAAAAATACAAAGCGGCACACAATTTGCTTGTTTATACTGATTATTTATGAGTTGTCATTGagaaaattacaataataaatggAAATAGTAACTAGAAATTCATATTGCTACCTATTATTACTGCGCATAtcttctaatattataaagaggaaagatttgtttgtttgtattgaataggctccgaaactactgaaccgatttgaaaaattatttcactgtttggaagcttcactatccccgagtgacataggctatattctttttttaaaaaaattagagatccttactaaaactccaataatgtaacccaaggtgtaaaaaaattacctaaaatattcattacatcACATGCGCTGCAAAATCTATTAATGATaggataaaataatgtactatgactttctagaacacattattgtttatagaaagtgtcgcgacagcatatgtgtgACTATTATAGTCATGCCACAattttcttctcaatcgtgtcactcttgacagagtggtcgtgatcgtcatgtagtgttggaaggggcagacttgacgtGTCTCACAATGTCGCGCTATCTCTCCCtactcgaggccattctactgcactaatttaggggacctcccactgcagtgtTAATTTGGTCAGTCCActgcattggtggcctcccgcgcgtaacacaataagtgttcttttatttaaaaaaatagaacaacgTCAAATGTCGTTTACAGGGAAGCTCTGACTCAATAAACTCAATGGCTCTTGTTTTGTATGTatgacctttttacgaaaattagaaaaaaaaaaatataaaaataaataaatagataaaacaaatattatttaaatgaaaataaaagttcattaaaataataatattcaaactatctttataattttctatttttagaaacctgacgcaaatataagggttaatgtgtgtgtattataatttttttattttgaaaattatgttaaagacccgagcaaaGCTGGAGCGGTCCGctagttactaataaaattaataataaaaaaattacaggtTGCCCAATGGCCAGGTTTGGATATCCTCTAAAGTTTTAAACGAACTCAGTACACAAGAGACGTTAACAAGATCAGGAAACAAAAGTGATGGAAATATTAAGataaatatttctaaaaattatgaatacatTTCTCTTTCTAACTTAAGCCTTGTCGTGAAGCACATTGAATCTGAATTGAAAGCAGTGTTTGTTGCCCCCACCAAGGACCATAATATACATGATAAAGCAATTTTGTCTGTGGCACTTGCTGAAAACTCCTTAACTGTGTCTTCGTGTGAAGCAGATAAACTTCTTGTCTGGGATAGCAGGACAGGTATTgggttatttattaaatgttttattttcttactggtgtaaatattaatatatacattttcAACTTGGTGATATGATTTTTGAAGACTGGGtcatttaagtttgtttttattgtcataacTTGACAGCATAACTCATTGCTTTTTAACTGGTTGCTGGAGTCTATACACCCcataagattttttttgatCACAAGATTTCGGGCCCTGGCCTAACCTCCTTCGAGGTCCCtgtgcctagggggcgcgcggggtatgtgggacttgacgatctgtaaggtgttgggagcagaccgcgggcccaaggaattttagggccctactgcACTAAACGagtcccctgcactcttacacccgacgaccgatctccgtccggggtcagaacccggtcagagtaggggagtTCCTGCGCTCACCACTACAACCAAACACGCGGTGCCACCCGacatagtcgacgaccaacgacgtcggtctccgcggtacggcggacCTACCAGGCCGCctgggcgatgccgctggtgtttcGGGATACCAcactgggccagaaccagcctgccgggtcggaacgcgatacaccgccgaccgggttgttCTGCCACAGTCAGCttggcgacgacagcgacgacgacaaCGCGGTCCGCTTCGCAGGCCGCAGCCGCCAACGCGTCGTCCCAttctcctggtgccagcgcgctagtgacggtagcgtgcggcgagGCCtcaaccccctcaggtcgccccgtgaccatcaccgggaggagactgcctcctcacagGGTCCGGAGCTGGacgaacgccctcctccgacccgcAGCTCGGCGGCGTCGGCACGGCGCCGAacgggaagaagagctctccctctctcgttccgctgcctccttctgcgagatggtagacttgcagaagtcgagcatcgtctgccaggactcgtcgctgccgaacatcgtagccacgacgttcggaagcgacaagtccggtcctatttttgtaacgaggacgcggcgctgcttcGCGAAAGcagggcagtacgcgagcgtgtgctccgccgtgtccttgttacagccactgcagtggtggcacgtcggcgtcggctcccttcgggcgacgaggtgcaggtagcgaccgaaacagccgtgtcccgtgagcacctgcgtcgcccggaaggtgagtcgtcctcggtcgcgattcacccagtcccaGAGAGCCGGGTGGATCGCCTCGATGGTCCGTTGCCCATAAGCGGGATCCgtcaggcggcgagaccacgcctcgagcacggcacgccgagattgaagcttccgcgctcgaactgccgccgcgccgggacgcggctcccccctagagcggaggtcgcatcgccacgcgtaatccgcagcgagcgtcTCCACTTCCAGGTCCAAAGTATTTCTGAAAACCTAGTAAGTTGAGAGcttggaaaaaaataatcatcgtTTAGTTGTAACCACAACCAGGTAGCAATCATACATAAATTTGAGCTATGTGAATATACAGGTGTTAAATTGATTAATGTTATATGAAgtcttttactttatttttcagGCGATCAGTTATTAGATTTAAAAGGACATGGTGGCCCAGTCTACAAATGCAGGTTCTTTCCGTCCGGAATTGTAGTACTGTCGGCAGGAGCAGATGGCTCATGTAGAATATGGTCAGCTGAGACAGGAATCAATCCTGTATTGTTAAAAGGACACACTATGTCAATCTCTGATATCAGTATCATTGACAGAGGGAATAATATTGTGTCTGTTAGCAGGTAAGTGTTTACAAAATTATTGTCTTATGCTGAAAAACTCATAATCATAAAAAACTTAAGTCACTTTATTTATCTTTCTTTAAAGCCCAGGAAGTGGAAGATCATGTTCCTAAGACttctttattatgtttatttattatgttcagGAATTCTCATTTTATTATGTTCCCAAAATTATCTGCCTCCATCAGCATTATACTATGACACATTTGACATGAGGTTTATGTGTGCTCCTGGCATGTgagtattaataaaaacagcGAACATAGCACCACTTAGGCTGAAAGTACTTCTGCCTATGAAGGCAACAAAAAAGTTATGTTTGGTACAACCATATTGGTATTCTATAAGAATTCCTTCACTACTCTTCTGTAATTTGTTTGTATCTTATTGAGCAACTATAATTTGTGGTGATGAATTGTTCAAATATTCACAGCTAATCACAGATTCAAATGAGTgtcttccatttttttatttcagttaatgcagtataattttaaacaagttTC
The Bombyx mori chromosome 5, ASM3026992v2 DNA segment above includes these coding regions:
- the LOC101741541 gene encoding sorting nexin-17, with protein sequence MHFSIPDLQQFYDDNGTSYTGYNIYIDGFFHCTARYRQLLSLHEQLQAQHSYVRLPQFPPKKLFLTSSLLEERRILLEKYIQMVGQIPVLANSDLLITFLFSAQQETHSVKMHEVEIEISLMNGYRIPLSVSSTDSSSTLLDIACNYINLSSELIKYYSLYLFNWSCAKDGQPSMKKLEEYESPYISQKYVRPEDKIVLRKSYWDPNYDVDLMIDNVSLDLLYLQTNEELDLGWIIADAQTRDILRKYEAKKQKREFMELARSLRHYGRIPAGEAVTDSVNVSGDNSDSTCRVRVSLAARELTLTTVTQPQREQRFKVTRMRCWRITTLHCMERPQTNGHSSENEEPNKNFELSFEYLISKDNLQWITLRTEHATFISVCLQSIVDELMRQKSGAGPTSPRCEKRTHLTYLRRDGSSQLISPSSSSDTLSSNNADSSYNSTSSKEIFSVQRLTEKFATVAFKTGKDCVENNAFEAIGDEEL
- the LOC101741400 gene encoding proteasomal ATPase-associated factor 1, with the translated sequence MSLPDAKPVITIQSDWNSILRLPNGQVWISSKVLNELSTQETLTRSGNKSDGNIKINISKNYEYISLSNLSLVVKHIESELKAVFVAPTKDHNIHDKAILSVALAENSLTVSSCEADKLLVWDSRTGDQLLDLKGHGGPVYKCRFFPSGIVVLSAGADGSCRIWSAETGINPVLLKGHTMSISDISIIDRGNNIVSVSRDGSAKLWDVGKSNCLDNIVEGHGQINCCTITTTTDEVKVDNEREVGTSNKLLILGFESGLIMCAHIAKRQELFTKQIDSACNACIVVGQSIIVGCNNGKVVQLNLQDGNLISELYESASPVLSLTILANQMFAIGRQDGTCTVISLLEQHKNTRVYLTGPDCDGVRDIAFNGKWILTACRDTIIRKYDYNQINVHFK